Genomic window (Pseudomonas xantholysinigenes):
CGCGAAGCGCAGCAGCGGCTGCGGGATCTCGCGTTTGAAGGTGCGGGCGAACAGCTCGGTGAGGGTGTTCTCCAGCATCAGCCAGACCCAACTGACCAGCATGACGATGGCGATCCAGCTGGCCAGGCCGGCTTGGCGGTCGACCAGGATGAAGCTGCCGATTCCCGAGAGGAAGCCGTAGAGCGCGATGATGCCGGGGTAGCGTTTGAGCAGCTCGATGATGCGCAGGACGAAGCTGGGGATAGGGGGCATGGGTTTACAACAGGAAGGTGAGGTGGAGGTAGCGGCCTCTTCGCGGGCAAGCCCGCTCCCACAGTGCCTGTCGAGAACCCTGTGGGAGCGGGCTTGCCCGCGAAGAGGCCGCTACAGGATACCGCTGAATCACGGCTCCCGTGTAGCACCTCCAGGGCGACTGGCCACCACACGGCGCCGACGAATCAGCCCCGCAGCCAGGATCAGCCCCAGCACCAGCGCCACCAGCCCATACAGTTCGTCATACCCCAGCAACGGCTGCTCGATGCGCAGGTACCCCGGTTCCTTGAGCAGCTCGCGCAGCGCCGCATCGGCCTGCTTGAGGCTGACCTGGCGCAGCAGCCGCACCGGATCGGTGAAGCGCCCGTCCTCGTAGGCGTTGAGCGCGCCCCAGTAATAGTCGGCCAGTGCCGCATTGCCCTGGGTGGTCCAGCTTTCCCGGGCGATCGCCGCTTCCTTGATGCGGGCGAAGGTGTCCGGGTCCAGGCCGTGCTTGCGCAGGTGCTCGAACAGTTGCTCGATCACCTTCTGCGCCGCGTCGACGTCTTGGCGCTCGAGGTCGGCATTGAGGCTGAGCATGCCACTGTCGCCAAAGCTCTCGCGTTGCACCGATGGGCCATAGGACAGGCCATGGCGCAGGCGCAACTGGTCGTACAGCGCCCAGTCCAGATAGCGCGAGAGCAGCTCCAGGGTCTGGTCGTGGCCCTCCTCCAGGGTCGGCTCGATGAACAGCCAGTGCAGCTTGACGTTGTCGCCCAGCCAGCCGCGGGTCAGGTCGCGGCGCTGTTCGGCCTGCTGGCTGATGCTTTCCAGGCTGCGGCGTTCCTCGGGCTCGGTCGCCGGCAGCTCGCCGAAGGTACGTTCCAGATAGGCCGGCAGCAGGCGGTCGAGGCCGCCGACGACGATCAGCGACATGTTGTTGGCCGCGTACCACTGTTCGCGCAGGTGCTGCACCTGCTCCAGGGTCATGTCGTCGAGGTTGGAGCGTTCGGGGCATTTGAGGCCCAGCTCGGTGGCCAGTTGGTCGCTGGCCGGATGGCCGATGTCCTGGCGGTCGAGCCAGCGCTGCAGGCGACCGTAGTGGCCGCCGTCCTCGCGTTCGATGATGGTCTTGGCGGTGGCCAGGGCCTTGGCGTCGATGCGCGTGTCGCGGATCACCGCCAACAGCAGGTCGAGCACCTTGCGCTGGTTGCGCGCCGGGGCCTCGATGACAAAGGTGGTGTCGGCGCTGCTGGTGTAGGCATTCCACTCACCGCCCAGGGCTTGCATGCGCTCTTCCAGGCCACCCTCGCCGGTGTCGTCGATGCCGCTGAACAGCAGGTGCTCGAGCAGGTGCGGCAGTTCGCGCTGGTCGCAGGCGAAGTCGTCCAGGCCAACACCGACCACCAGGCGGATCGACACATGGTCGCGCTCGTAGCCAGACTTGAGGATCACCTGTAGGCCGTTGGGCAACAGGTAGCCCTCCACCCGCGAGCGGTCGAGGGCGAAGGTTGGCAGGCTGCAGATCAGCAGGCAAACGAACATCAGGCAACGCATGGGCGAGCTTCGGTCTCCGGGGTGGGCGCGGTCAGGGCTGGCGGGCTTCGTCCGGCACGCTGTCGAGCATCAGCCCGCCGGTGTCGGTGCCGCCCAGTACCACATAGGCACTGCTGCAGAACAAAGAGTTCAACCGCCGCATGTCGGCAATGAGCTCCAAGTGTAGCGAACTGGTCTCGATACTCTGCACCACTTTACGTTGCAGGCGGCTGACATGGGCATGGGCCAGGCGCCGTTCCTGGGCGCGGAAGCGGCGCTTTTCGCGCAGCAACTGCTGCGCGCTCTGCGGGTCGGCGCTGAGGAACACCGACAGGCCCAGGCGCAGGTTGGCCAGCAGTTGCTCCTGCAGGCCGGTCAGTTCCTCCAGGCCGACCTGGGAAAACTCCCGCCGCTGCGAGGTCTTCTGTTGCTGGACCTTGCGCAGCATGCGCTCGATCAGGTCACTGGCCAGCTTGAGGTTGATCGCCAGCTCGATGATTTCCGCCCAGCGCCGGTTGTCCTGCTCGCCGAGATCCTCGCGGGGCATTTGCGCCAGGTACAGCTTGATGGCGTTGTACAAGGCCTCGGCATCCTCGACCAGGGTCCGCACCTGCTGCGGCATGGCGGTCTGGGTGCCGCGCAGGGCACCGAGCATGGCTTCGAGCAGGCTGTCGACGATATCGCCCAGGCGCAGGGTCTCGCGCACGGCGTTGGCCAGGGCCAGGCTGGGGGTGTTCAGCGCGGTCGGGTCAAGGTGGCGTGGCAGGGTGTGGCCGTTGCCGTTGTCGCGCTCGGGCAACAGGTAGCTGCACACCCGCCCCATCGGCTTGACCGTCGGCAGCATGAGCAGGCAGCGCAAGGTGTTGTAGAGCAGGTGGAAGCCGATCACCAACTCCTGGGGGCTGAAGCTCAGGCTGTCCATCCACGCCACCAGTGGGTGCAGCACCGGGATGATCAGCAGCAGGCCGATGATCTTGTACAGCAGGCTGCCCAGCGCCACGCGGCGCCCGGCGCTGTTCTGCAGGCTGGTGGTGAGGAAGGCGAGCAGGCCGCTGCCGATGTTGGCGCCGATCACCAGGCCGATGGCCACCGGCAGGCTGATCACCTCGGCGCCGGCCAGGGTGGCGGTCAGCAGCACGGCGGCCAGGCTCGAGTAGGAAATCATGGCGAACAGAGCGCCGATCAGGGCATCGAGCAGGATGTCGCCGGTCAGCGAGGCGAACAGCACCTTCACCCCTTGGGCGTGGGTGATGGGCGCGGCGGCGTGGACGATCAGTTGCAAGGCCAGGATGATCAGGCCCAGGCCGATGCCCACCCGCCCCAACTGGCCGGCGCGGGTCTGCTTGCGCGAGAGGAAGAAGATCACTCCGAGGAAGATCAGCAGCGGCGACAGCCAGGACAGGTCGAAAGTCAGCACCCGCGCCATCAACGCGGTACCGACGTCGGCGCCGAGCATGATCGCCAGCGCCGGGGTCATGGCCATCAGGCCCTGGCCGACGAATGAGGTGACCAGCATGGCGGTGGCGTTGCTGCTCTGCACCATGGCGGTGACCACGATGCCGGCGATGAACGCGAGTGGGCGTTTGTTCATGTTCTGGCCGAGCACGCGGCGCAGGTTCGAGCCGTACACCCGCAGGATGCCGGTACGCACGATATGGGTGCCCCACACCAGCAATGCCACGGCGGAGAGCAGGTTGAGCAGGGTCAGCATGGTCGGGCCCCCTATTCTTCTATGCCCCTGGGTGGGGCCAATGGGTGCGGCGGTGAGCCTGGCCCGGGGGTGGGCTGTTTTTTTCAGTGCTCACTGAAGCTTTAGTTGTTTTGCCTGGCTGGCGCCAGCTTGGCATGGGTGAAACATATTTGAAACACGGGTGGCCTGTAGGCCTTGCCGAGGCGTCGGACCGGTCGGAAAGGACCGCAGAGCAGTCCCGACAATCTTGCATGATGCCAAGAACCTGGGGCCGCTGCGCGCCCCTATCGCGACACAAGGCCGCTCCTACAGGGGACGTGGATGCAAAAAGGGCCCTGCGAAGGGCCCTCTTGTACCGCGCGCCTGATCTTACTGACCTGGAATGTCCTTGCGCAGTTTCACCGGGTCGTGCTCCTTGCCCTTCTTGCGTGCCAGCGCGGTGCGCATGCGGATGTTGATCGCCTCTACCGCCAGCGAGAAGGCCATGGCGAAGTACACGTAGCCCTTCGGCACGTGAACATCGAAAGATTCGGCGATCAGCACGGTACCGACGACGATCAGGAACGAAAGTGCAAGCATCTTCAACGAAGGGTGCTTGTCGATGAAGTCGCTGATGGTGCCGGCGCAGAGCATCATCACCAGCACCGCGACGACGATCGCGGCGATCATCACCGGCACGTGGGAGACCATGCCCACGGCAGTGATCACCGAGTCCAGGGAGAACACGATGTCGATGATGGCGATCTGGATGATGGTGTAGAAGAACTTGCCGCCCGCCCCTTTTGGCTCCTCGGCGCTCTCGTCCTCGCCTTCCAGGCCGTGGTAGATCTCCTGGGAGCTTTTCCACAGCAGGAACAGGCCGCCAAAGAACAGGATCAGGTCGCGGCCAGAGATGCCCTGGCCGAGCACATGGAACAGATCGTCGGTCAGGCGCATGACCCAGGTGATCGACAGCAGCAGCATGATCCGCGTGACCATGGCCAGGGCCAGGCCGAAGATCCGCGTGCGCGGCTGCATGTGCTTGGGCATGCGGCTGACCAGGATCGAGATCATGATGATGTTGTCGATCCCGAGCACGATCTCAAGCGCGGTGAGGGTGAAAAAGGCAACCCAGATTTCCGGGCTGGTCAGCCATTCCATGTGTATTCCTTCGAGCGGTAAAGGCGAAACGCCCGGGTTTCGGGCGATTCGCGGTTGGATGATGCGCTTGTATTACAGACTGCTGAACAGCGGGAACGTCCCCAGGGCCAGCGCGCCGGCCATTATGCACAGGCACACCAGCACTGCCCACTTGAGGGTGAAGCGCTGGTGATCGCCGAACTCGATGCCGGCCAGGGCCACCAACAGGTAGGTGGAGGGTACCAGCGGGCTGAGCAGGTGTACCGGCTGTCCGACGATCGACGCCCGGGCCATTTCCACCGGGGTGACGCCGTAGTGGCTGGCGAACTCCGACAGCACTGGCAGCACGCCGTAGTAGAAGGCGTCGTTGGACATGAAGAAGGTGAACGGCATGCTGACGATGGCGGTGATCACCGCCATGTACGGGCCGAACGCCTCCGGAATCACCGCCAGCAGGCTCTTGGACATGGCGTCGACCATGCCGGTGCCCGAGAGGATGCCGGTGAAGATACCGGCGGCGAAGATCAGCCCGCTGACCGCCAGCACGCTGGAGGCGTGGGCAG
Coding sequences:
- a CDS encoding Na/Pi cotransporter family protein — protein: MLTLLNLLSAVALLVWGTHIVRTGILRVYGSNLRRVLGQNMNKRPLAFIAGIVVTAMVQSSNATAMLVTSFVGQGLMAMTPALAIMLGADVGTALMARVLTFDLSWLSPLLIFLGVIFFLSRKQTRAGQLGRVGIGLGLIILALQLIVHAAAPITHAQGVKVLFASLTGDILLDALIGALFAMISYSSLAAVLLTATLAGAEVISLPVAIGLVIGANIGSGLLAFLTTSLQNSAGRRVALGSLLYKIIGLLLIIPVLHPLVAWMDSLSFSPQELVIGFHLLYNTLRCLLMLPTVKPMGRVCSYLLPERDNGNGHTLPRHLDPTALNTPSLALANAVRETLRLGDIVDSLLEAMLGALRGTQTAMPQQVRTLVEDAEALYNAIKLYLAQMPREDLGEQDNRRWAEIIELAINLKLASDLIERMLRKVQQQKTSQRREFSQVGLEELTGLQEQLLANLRLGLSVFLSADPQSAQQLLREKRRFRAQERRLAHAHVSRLQRKVVQSIETSSLHLELIADMRRLNSLFCSSAYVVLGGTDTGGLMLDSVPDEARQP
- a CDS encoding TerC family protein, whose amino-acid sequence is MEWLTSPEIWVAFFTLTALEIVLGIDNIIMISILVSRMPKHMQPRTRIFGLALAMVTRIMLLLSITWVMRLTDDLFHVLGQGISGRDLILFFGGLFLLWKSSQEIYHGLEGEDESAEEPKGAGGKFFYTIIQIAIIDIVFSLDSVITAVGMVSHVPVMIAAIVVAVLVMMLCAGTISDFIDKHPSLKMLALSFLIVVGTVLIAESFDVHVPKGYVYFAMAFSLAVEAINIRMRTALARKKGKEHDPVKLRKDIPGQ
- a CDS encoding M16 family metallopeptidase; the encoded protein is MRCLMFVCLLICSLPTFALDRSRVEGYLLPNGLQVILKSGYERDHVSIRLVVGVGLDDFACDQRELPHLLEHLLFSGIDDTGEGGLEERMQALGGEWNAYTSSADTTFVIEAPARNQRKVLDLLLAVIRDTRIDAKALATAKTIIEREDGGHYGRLQRWLDRQDIGHPASDQLATELGLKCPERSNLDDMTLEQVQHLREQWYAANNMSLIVVGGLDRLLPAYLERTFGELPATEPEERRSLESISQQAEQRRDLTRGWLGDNVKLHWLFIEPTLEEGHDQTLELLSRYLDWALYDQLRLRHGLSYGPSVQRESFGDSGMLSLNADLERQDVDAAQKVIEQLFEHLRKHGLDPDTFARIKEAAIARESWTTQGNAALADYYWGALNAYEDGRFTDPVRLLRQVSLKQADAALRELLKEPGYLRIEQPLLGYDELYGLVALVLGLILAAGLIRRRRVVASRPGGATREP